Proteins encoded by one window of Thermoanaerobaculia bacterium:
- a CDS encoding ATP-binding protein: MTKNRVAPVTLSIASSFDNIELAQFVCDYVLRPWKLSADTTHAISMALREGIANAIKHGNQGNAEKRVALTMQVDGDVFRMKIADEGPGFRPDQVADPLAPENRLKTSGRGIFYMKTFMDDVRYDFSLGGTQVVLEKKLLAEKPE, translated from the coding sequence GTGACGAAAAACCGCGTGGCCCCGGTGACGCTCTCGATTGCGAGCTCGTTCGACAACATCGAGCTCGCGCAGTTCGTGTGCGACTACGTGCTGCGCCCCTGGAAGCTTTCCGCCGACACCACCCACGCGATCTCCATGGCGCTCCGGGAGGGGATCGCCAACGCCATCAAGCACGGCAACCAGGGGAACGCCGAGAAACGGGTCGCGCTGACGATGCAGGTCGATGGGGACGTGTTCCGGATGAAGATCGCCGACGAGGGCCCCGGCTTCCGCCCCGATCAGGTCGCCGACCCGCTCGCGCCGGAGAACCGGCTGAAGACGTCGGGCCGCGGCATTTTCTACATGAAAACGTTCATGGACGATGTGCGATACGATTTCTCGCTCGGGGGCACGCAGGTCGTGCTGGAGAAGAAGCTCCTGGCCGAGAAGCCAGAATAG
- a CDS encoding STAS domain-containing protein: protein MKATVRDTGNVSIIDLKGKITIGSGDIQLRDTITKLLDAGRKDILVNMNEVTSIDSSGIGELVGCYTTVTNKGGRMRLLHLPPKIQDVLTVTQLITVFDVYENEPEAVASFGS from the coding sequence ATGAAGGCGACCGTCCGCGATACCGGCAACGTATCCATCATCGATCTGAAGGGGAAGATCACGATCGGCTCGGGCGACATCCAGCTTCGCGACACGATCACGAAGCTCCTCGACGCCGGGAGGAAGGACATCCTCGTCAACATGAACGAGGTCACGTCCATCGACTCCTCCGGGATCGGCGAGCTCGTCGGCTGCTACACGACCGTGACGAACAAGGGAGGCCGGATGCGGCTGCTCCATCTTCCGCCGAAGATCCAGGACGTGCTCACCGTCACGCAGCTCATCACGGTCTTCGACGTCTACGAGAACGAACCGGAAGCCGTCGCCAGCTTTGGAAGTTGA